The DNA segment TTCGTCGCTGCGGTCGAGAGAGACCGTTTCGAGATTGTATCGCAGGGGCCTTTGACATTCGCCCTCTTTCTGTTTCGTCAGCTTGGCTTCGATCCTGGCCGCGCCATTCGCACTTTGTCCGACGACGATTGCGGTATCGACCGCGCCCAAAAACGACGATGAACCGCGCATCCCTCTGCTCTTGTCCTTTCCTTCGTGGTGGATAAGGCATAGATGCGCGCGTGTCCGCTTGCGCAGCAAATCGGCCGCGGCAACCAGCGCGCCCATGTCGCCCGCGGAATTCTCGTCTCCGCCGCCCATGGCGCGCGCCAGTGTGTCGATAACGATCATTCGAACCGGAAGGCCGAAGCGCTCGCTCGCGCGTTCGGCTTCATCGGCAATTGCCGCAACGGCTCGCTTGTCGTTTCGGATATCGAGCATTCCTTCAGCGAACACGATCGGGAGAGAATTTAGCTCGACGTCGTGGTGTTTACACCATGCTTCGGCGCGTTTGCGAATTCCGCTGATTCCTTCAAGCGCCACATAGATGACGACGCCTCGCTTTACCTCCCGTTCGAACCAGGACCGGCCGAGTGCGATGTGAAGAGTAATATCGAGCGCAAGAAATGTCTTGCTCGCGCCGGGCGCGCCATAGATCGCCGAGAGCTGGCCTTCGAAAAGCCAATCCTTCACAAGGTAGGTCGCTTCGCGAATTTTATGCAGGGCGTCAGCGTAGTGGAATTGCAGCGGCGAGCCTCGCTTTTGCTCCTCCGGCGAAAATTCGCGCTCGTCTGGGAAATCGATCTCTGGCGCGTCGCCCCATTCGAATCCATCAGGCTGTTCCCAATCCTTCGCATACCAGCTCAAGAACTGGCGAATGGTCCCACCGCCCGACTTCTTCGCGTCCTTGCCGAGATTGGACAGCGCGCGTTGCCAGACGCCTTCCGTTTCATCGTAGTCGTAGCCGCCTGTCCATTTTTCCGACCATTCGTGTACGAGTTCGTGACCGTCCTCCGAGCCATCCGTCTCTTCACAAATCGCGCCGATCATCGCAACCCAATCGTTCATCTCGATTCGATGGTCGTGGGGGATAGCCCGGACAGCGCTGCGCAAAGCGTCGATATCGTCGCTGAACAGCTTTGGACAGCGCGATTGCCGGGCCAGCGGAGCCCGCTGGCGAGCGTCCGCGTAGTCGGGGCTATCCGCCTTCGTTTCTCTGGCCGTTGGGAGAGCTGCGGCTCCGTCGAAGGGATTGCCGCTCACATATCGAACGCGAGCGTGCTTCCCTCTGCCGGCGGGATAGCGTGGCAGGAAGAAAACCTGAGTGGGCATAAGCGCTTTCGGATCGCAACTCAAACCCAATTCGTCCGCGAGCGCGAGACATGCGCGTTTGCAGCCGTCCGGCCCTAATGGCTCGGCGAGCGGCACAAAAATTCTAAATTTCGGGCACTCTGCATGTAGGACAGTGACTCCGTCGCCCGTCTTACCGTTCTTCTCAATCTGTCTTATGGCGATCTTGCCCATATCGTCATGCGCGAACATCGCGCCGCGGCAGACTGCTTCCACATAGCCGGCTCGACGAGTCCGCATGAATTCTTCCGCGTCGTCGGCGTCCGCATCGGGCTTCTTCTCGAGCCATTCGTCATATTCGCTCACAAAGAAATCCGTCTCTGTCGACATATGTGAAAATGTCGAAACGACAAGAGCGCACTGCCGCGCAAGCCGAAGACTTACGACGATCTCGTTTTCAGGCGTGCCGTCGTCGATATCGAGAGCGAACCATTGCGCTTCGCCTGCATTGATCCCTTGGCGATTGTTGTTCCTGTAGGGGTAGGGCGAAATTGCGGGGCCGTCCTTCTCTCCCTCTTCGTGTGTCGTGAGAGGCGTAATGAACTCTTCGCGAGAGAGCGTGAGCCGTCGATAGCGTGAAGAGCGCTTATGAGGGCCTTTCGAAAGAGTGATTTCCTTCGGCCACGCTCTCAGAAATTCCTCTGGAATAGCGTCCGAAAGGCCGTTGTCAGGATTCTTCAGGTCGTGCATAATGACCCTCGCATCGTGTGCATGTTCAGGGATTGGTTTCGAGACTCTGGTTACGCGGACACTGGCGCACGCAGCCGAGGCGTTCGGGCAGACGCGATCGGCGAAGAAATTCTGACCGGACTGAGATTTTGGGGCGGTGGGCTTATCGGCTCGCCGCTCTATCGCTTTCGGGGTCAATGCAGCTTGTCGGTGAAGTAAAAAATTCCGAAGTTGAGATACCCTGCGGATTTGCGCGATGTCCAAAACGACGGATTCCCTGCGTCTAGAATCGGCTTGTCGCCGTGAAGGTCGCCGTAGTGTTGGCCGTATCGTGATGCGGCATCGGCGAAGGCTAGAGCGTCGAACCAAGGAACGCCGCCGTTTCGAAGTTTCCGTATCAAATCGGCTTTTTGTTTTTTCCATGGGGGGCGAAGCTCGTCGTGGCGCTTCTCGATAGGAACCTTGGCGATCATTCGGCGCGTTGCATCCGCGAACGCTTCCGGGCGCAAGAGGGCGCACAGCGTTTCGACCGAGGCTTCGTCATAGGGCAATTTCGTCATCGGAGGCATGTGGAGTGGTCCTTTCAAAACGGATTGCTCGAGGATTGGCGCGCACGTTGCCAGCGTCGCCGAGACGATCGGCGACTCCAAAAGCGTGCAGCACTGGCGTTGAAGTGTTCGCGCTCCACTCGGGACGCGCTATTTCGGTTTTGTTTCGATCGCCGCACGATTGCGCGGCGATCCGAAGAGACGGCGCTTCGTCAGTGTGCTGTTGCCCCAGCACGCTCGCGTATCGCGGCAAAAAGGGCGAAGACAAGATCGTCGCCGCGCGTCGCCGATATGTCGCGCAGCACACCGGCCGCGTGCGCGGTGAGTGTGCGCTCGCCGTCGAGAGCGAAAATCGCCTCGACGACTGCGTCGCCGTAGTCGTCCGCGAGGGCCTGCAAGATATGCGCTTCATCCCATGCCGCGACATATACGTCGTCGGGATTCTGCGGATAGAGCTTGAGGAATTGCTTTTCAGCGGCGAGGAAGCGCCTCGCCCACACGGGGCGCAACTCGGATTGATGTTGCACCCGTGAGGGCTTCCGTCGATACGCGCGATCGAACGTCGGGAATCTGTCGGCAATCGTGCCGAAGGTAGTTTGCATATTATCACTCCTACGCATTGTGCGCCCCATTGGCGCTTTGACAATTCAGACGACGGCGCGACGCTCGCGGGAGGCCTTACGCGACTCCGAGGTCGACGTGCGCGGCGCGCCGATCTTCGACGCCGCCCACGCGTCCAGGTCTTCGCGCCGATAGAGAACGCGGCGGCCGGCCTTTCGATAGGGCGGCCCGTCTCCGGTCACGACGGCCTTGGCGAGAGACTTCGCGGCTCCGAAGCGGTAAGTTGCCGACATATAGTCGCCGGCCTCTTTGCGGGTGAGAAAACAGTCCGACACTCGGGCTCTCCTTTTCGATGTGGAGAAAAAATCAGCGAACTCAGGAAAGCCCCGTGAAGTGTCCTCCGTCTACGCCAATCTCGGTTCCAGATTCGTCACGGGTCATTCCAGGGGGCCCATGGTTTCCGTCGTCGAAATGCGCCATCGAATGATTCCACGCTTCTAAGTGCGGCCCGATAGCCGTCTCCGAAGAGCTTTCTCGCCGCGGCGGTTTTGCTGCATCCGGTCCTTTCGATTTCGCTCAAGACCGCGTGCGCTTTTTTCAAAGCCCCCTGGCGCAATGATCCAGTTTCTCGTTCTCGAATAATGAGGATTCTGTCCAAGAGATCGTGTTTCGAATCCAGCAGCTCGGCCAAGAGGCGCTTTCCTTCCAATGGCGTTGACTCTTCATCATCGCGCAAAAGCTGTTTTATCAATTCGATTCCACGATCCGGGTCTTTTTCGTGAATGAACGTAAACCAGACAGAGCGCCATTTCTCGGAAGGGCTGAGACCATCCCATGCAGCTTGCACGGCCTCGGTAATCCATGTGCCGTCTTCGAGCTGCTTGTAACTCACCAGAGAATGCAGCCGCCCCAAGCACAGCTCAGCAGTTAGTGCTGGTGACGCATCCGTTTCATCCTCTGTTTGCTCAGCAACTGCCGTGCGTCGGCAGGCGCTACAACCGATATGGCGAACGGCTTTTGCTGCAAGATCGCAACGGCGCCGTTTGGTCGCTCCCCCCGGGATGGACTGATGTTGCGAGCCCCGACCCGGACGTCGTCATGGGTCATGGGCAATCGCTTTTGCGGGTTTCCGATTTCCTGGAGCTTGCCGATCTGGTTAGCCGCCTCAGTGGCAAATCAGTGAGGCGGCCGCGAAGCGGTATGTAAAGGCAATTATGCCGCCATTGTAAAGCAGATTGCGCCGCAATCCTTCCCCGAACGTGATTCTCATGGACAAAAAGCTGCACAATATCGATCATAAGCTGGCGGAAAATGGTAGGCGCGGTCTTGACGCTGGTTCAGATGGCGGCGTAAATATGTTTACGTCAATATCGAATCACGCGCCCGGCGCCAGCGATGCCCGACAGCAAGCGATCGAAGAGGGACGCCCTCATCGAGGAGGGCACATTCAATCCCACCCCGGACAAGGTGCGCGATCCGAAGTTCCGCGGCGGCGAGTTCTTCGATCCGCACGACGCCGTGCAGGTCAAATACGAGATGCTGCGCCGCGTCTCCGTCGACAAGTTGTCGATCACGGAGGCTGCCGACGAATACGGCGTCTCCAGGCCGACCTACTATCAGGCCAAGGCGAACTTCGACACCGCCGGGATTGCCGGCCTGGTCCAGGCCAAGCCAGGCCCCCGCGGTCCCCACAAGCTCGACGACGACATCATGGTCTTCCTGAAGGCGCGACTGGTTCCTGGCGAACCTGTTCGCGCCCGGGAACTCGCCAGGCTGGTCCGCAACGAACTCAATGTCGAGCTTCATCCGAGAACGATCGAGCGGGCGTTAAAAAAAACGGGCCGGTGAACATCGCCGCGACCTCGACTTGTTCGATCCCGTCGTCGGCTCTTGCGTCCGATTACGAGGTGCTGCGCGCCGCCGCTCTCGGCGAAGCGCTGCCGCTCATGGCCCGCAGCGGCCTCATGCTGTTTCTGCGCCGTGGGATGTGGGGATGGGCGAAGGCGCTGACGGCGGCGGCAGACCCCACTCCAGAACCGATCGACCAGCGCCCGTTCGTCTCATCGAGGCCGGGCGGGCGCGGCGCCGTCGTTCATGTGCTCGCGACAATCGCCGCCGGCACAAACCACGCTGGCTTACATGAGGGGATATTCCCATGAACGCACAGATCAAAGTTCAGCGTCACCATCTCGAACGCGGCGCTTACCTCTACATCCGCCAGTCGTCGATGCGGCAAGTCGTCGAGAACGCCGAGAGCGCCAAGCGGCAATATGCGCTGCGCGGACGCGCTGTCGCCCTGGGTTGGCGCGACGAGCAGATCATCGTCATCGACAACGATCAGGGCGAGTCCGGCGCATCGGCGGCTTGGCGCGAGGGATTCCAGCGACTGGTCAGCGATGTCGGCCTGGGACGCGCCGGAATCGTGATGGGCCTGGAAGTCTCCCGTCTGGCGCGCAACAACGCCGATTGGCAGCGCCTGCTGGAGATCTGCGCCCTTGCCGACACCCTGATCCTCGACGAGGATGGCGTCTACGATCCGGCTAGCTTCAACGACAGGCTTTTGTTGGGTTTGAAGGGTACGATGAGCGAAGCCGAACTCCATGTCATCAAGGCGAGGCTGCGCGGCGGTATCCTCAACAAGGCGAAGCGTGGCGAGTTCCGCTGCCCGCTGCCGACCGGGCTGGTCTATGACCTCTCCGGCAACGTGGCGCTGGATCCGGACCTCCAGGTCAGGGAGACAATCGCTCATTTCTTCGAGACCTTCTCGCGCGTCGGCTCCGCGTCCCAGACCGTCAAGACCTTTCGCAAGGAAGGTCTTCTATTCCCCTCGCGCCTGCACAACAGCGAGACGGTCTTTCGGCCACTGACGGCTTCCACGGCGATGCGCGTCCTAACCAATCCGCGCTACGCCGGCGCCTACACCTATGGCCGACGACAGTTCCGGCGCACGATCGAGGGCAAGAAAACCGTGCGCGCCAGAGACGATGACGATTGGCTGGCCCGCATTCCCGGCGCCCATCCCGGCTATATCAGTTGGGAGCGGCACCAGGAGAACTTGAAGGTTCTCAAGGCGAACGGCCATGGCTATGACGCGGCGCGAACGTCAATTCCGAGAGAAGGCCCGGCGCTGCTGCAAGGACGGGCCATCTGTGGTCGATGCGGCGGGCATTTTAGGGTCCGCTATGCCGCCCGGCGGGGCCGACAGGAGGCGTGGTATGTTTGCGATCGCCCCCACAACTATCGCGGCGAACCCTCGTGCCAGTCGATCGCCGGACCTCCCGTCGATCAAGCTGTCGGCATGCTGATTGCCGACGAGATGACGCCGTTGGCCGTCGAACTGGCGCTCGAAGTGCGCAGGGAGATTCAGGCGCGTCATGAGGAAGCCGACCGGTTGCGTTGCCGTGCGATCGAGCGCGCCCAAACCGAAGCCGATCTCGCTCAGCGCCGCTTCATGCTGGTCGACCCCAACAATCGCCTCGTCGCCGACACGCTCGAAGGCGAGTGGAACGACAAACTCCGCATATTGGCCAACGCCCGCGAGGAGCGCCAGCGCGCCCACGAGCACGATCAATTCGTTCTTGACGACGCCATCCGTAAGCGGCTCATCGCCATGACGGTGGACTTCAAGAAGCTTTGGGCTGATCCCGATACCCCAAACCGAGAACGCAAGCGGCTGCTCGCCCACGTCATCGAAGACGTCACCCTCGTCAAGCTACAGGCGGAAGGAACCACCAAGGTTC comes from the Methylosinus sp. PW1 genome and includes:
- a CDS encoding AAA family ATPase; translated protein: MHDLKNPDNGLSDAIPEEFLRAWPKEITLSKGPHKRSSRYRRLTLSREEFITPLTTHEEGEKDGPAISPYPYRNNNRQGINAGEAQWFALDIDDGTPENEIVVSLRLARQCALVVSTFSHMSTETDFFVSEYDEWLEKKPDADADDAEEFMRTRRAGYVEAVCRGAMFAHDDMGKIAIRQIEKNGKTGDGVTVLHAECPKFRIFVPLAEPLGPDGCKRACLALADELGLSCDPKALMPTQVFFLPRYPAGRGKHARVRYVSGNPFDGAAALPTARETKADSPDYADARQRAPLARQSRCPKLFSDDIDALRSAVRAIPHDHRIEMNDWVAMIGAICEETDGSEDGHELVHEWSEKWTGGYDYDETEGVWQRALSNLGKDAKKSGGGTIRQFLSWYAKDWEQPDGFEWGDAPEIDFPDEREFSPEEQKRGSPLQFHYADALHKIREATYLVKDWLFEGQLSAIYGAPGASKTFLALDITLHIALGRSWFEREVKRGVVIYVALEGISGIRKRAEAWCKHHDVELNSLPIVFAEGMLDIRNDKRAVAAIADEAERASERFGLPVRMIVIDTLARAMGGGDENSAGDMGALVAAADLLRKRTRAHLCLIHHEGKDKSRGMRGSSSFLGAVDTAIVVGQSANGAARIEAKLTKQKEGECQRPLRYNLETVSLDRSDEDGDAITSAVVAPSSRIAFDDERVSPRETAALEVLQRLVDHAPYEFDEEDSTPAWIRVRSWRNALEKAGWPDAGNDEMPQNSREKSGRIRTNMEKSSVAQRTTKEHSLRRPDKGTIGPGRRHDNSLTSNTFDVAFMRLKKSLVKKGIIRIEGENVSFTRGIA
- a CDS encoding DUF5372 family protein, with translation MCRLRAACNSPENAAAPSTAQQLVLVTHPFHPLFAQQLPCVGRRYNRYGERLLLQDRNGAVWSLPPGWTDVASPDPDVVMGHGQSLLRVSDFLELADLVSRLSGKSVRRPRSGM
- a CDS encoding helix-turn-helix domain-containing protein, which gives rise to MPDSKRSKRDALIEEGTFNPTPDKVRDPKFRGGEFFDPHDAVQVKYEMLRRVSVDKLSITEAADEYGVSRPTYYQAKANFDTAGIAGLVQAKPGPRGPHKLDDDIMVFLKARLVPGEPVRARELARLVRNELNVELHPRTIERALKKTGR
- a CDS encoding recombinase family protein, with amino-acid sequence MNAQIKVQRHHLERGAYLYIRQSSMRQVVENAESAKRQYALRGRAVALGWRDEQIIVIDNDQGESGASAAWREGFQRLVSDVGLGRAGIVMGLEVSRLARNNADWQRLLEICALADTLILDEDGVYDPASFNDRLLLGLKGTMSEAELHVIKARLRGGILNKAKRGEFRCPLPTGLVYDLSGNVALDPDLQVRETIAHFFETFSRVGSASQTVKTFRKEGLLFPSRLHNSETVFRPLTASTAMRVLTNPRYAGAYTYGRRQFRRTIEGKKTVRARDDDDWLARIPGAHPGYISWERHQENLKVLKANGHGYDAARTSIPREGPALLQGRAICGRCGGHFRVRYAARRGRQEAWYVCDRPHNYRGEPSCQSIAGPPVDQAVGMLIADEMTPLAVELALEVRREIQARHEEADRLRCRAIERAQTEADLAQRRFMLVDPNNRLVADTLEGEWNDKLRILANAREERQRAHEHDQFVLDDAIRKRLIAMTVDFKKLWADPDTPNRERKRLLAHVIEDVTLVKLQAEGTTKVHVRFKGGKIQTLTTSSPKSSAQQIKTQPGIVELVDKLLDDHVYSEIAELLNQQGYRPGEAARRGRHDARFTPKRVAYLVHEYKLRPRYDRLRERGMLTKKEAAARLNIHETTLTSWVKHGLVTGHSYNGHFCLYEIPDKDVPQKQCSRWNRLVDRAAARAQNTSAA